In Euwallacea similis isolate ESF13 chromosome 5, ESF131.1, whole genome shotgun sequence, a single window of DNA contains:
- the LOC136409128 gene encoding nuclear receptor-binding factor 2-like isoform X3: MELDMDKAPLNKAHQLERKAQVLSRQKKIDECIQCHLEIVELYNKYLNSDGDKNALESIRLQKEANERQIRMLQLKKSFLERVERERKLNRVISGKHNQKEAVENLEAKIFENFETHDSLIAYLAHRGIIDNRERDCQSILEEVDEQDGSPFIIGNKLPKDDSTIIEELKELSGQLRESVQGLLIQLDDRNKEIEQLKVQIHNLELGKSHKDDSSGATSPMVMSCPTDFDEEEVTELPSLPHLDPMAVPEIDLSVFKQFRMPKVNQKVTKKDTQGH; encoded by the exons ATGGAATTAGACATGGATAAAGCGCCACTAAACAAG GCCCACCAGTTGGAGCGGAAAGCCCAAGTCCTCAGCAggcaaaagaaaattgatgaGTGCATTCAATGTCATTTGGAAATTGTAGAACTATACAATAAATATCTCAACTCAGATGGGGATAAAAATGCCTTGGAGTCGATTCGACTCCAAAAAGAGGCAAATGAAAG gCAAATAAGAATGTTACAATTGAAGAAGTCATTCTTGGAGAGAGTAGAACGAGAAAGGAAACTTAACAGAGTAATATCAGGGAAACATAACCAAAAGGAAGcagttgaaaatttggaggctaaaatttttgaaaactttgaaacaCATGATTCTTTAATAGCCTATTTGGCTCACAGAG GTATAATTGACAATAGAGAACGAGATTGTCAAAGTATTCTTGAAGAGGTAGATGAACAGGACGGATCTCCATTCATTATAGGTAACAAACTTCCAAAAGACGACTCCACAATTATAGAAGAATTAAAGGAGTTGAGTGGACAACTAAGGGAGTCTGTGCAAG GTTTACTCATCCAATTAGATGACAGGAATAAGGAAATTGAGCAGCTGAAGGTACAAATCCACAACCTGGAATTGGGAAAATCGCACAAAGATG ATTCCAGCGGAGCAACGTCTCCGATGGTCATGTCGTGTCCCACCGATTTTGATGAAGAGGAAGTGACAGAACTACCTAGTTTACCTCACTTGGACCCAATGGCAGTGCCTGAGATTGATTTATCTGTATTCAAACAGTTTCGAATGCCCAAAGTGAAccaaaaagtaacaaaaaaagacACTCAGGGACATTAA
- the LOC136409128 gene encoding nuclear receptor-binding factor 2-like isoform X1, with the protein MELDMDKAPLNKAHQLERKAQVLSRQKKIDECIQCHLEIVELYNKYLNSDGDKNALESIRLQKEANERQIRMLQLKKSFLERVERERKLNRVISGKHNQKEAVENLEAKIFENFETHDSLIAYLAHRGIIDNRERDCQSILEEVDEQDGSPFIIGNKLPKDDSTIIEELKELSGQLRESVQGLLKLLIKLGERKQQNERIKERIKRMDLDQIYKEGWLGLLIQLDDRNKEIEQLKVQIHNLELGKSHKDDSSGATSPMVMSCPTDFDEEEVTELPSLPHLDPMAVPEIDLSVFKQFRMPKVNQKVTKKDTQGH; encoded by the exons ATGGAATTAGACATGGATAAAGCGCCACTAAACAAG GCCCACCAGTTGGAGCGGAAAGCCCAAGTCCTCAGCAggcaaaagaaaattgatgaGTGCATTCAATGTCATTTGGAAATTGTAGAACTATACAATAAATATCTCAACTCAGATGGGGATAAAAATGCCTTGGAGTCGATTCGACTCCAAAAAGAGGCAAATGAAAG gCAAATAAGAATGTTACAATTGAAGAAGTCATTCTTGGAGAGAGTAGAACGAGAAAGGAAACTTAACAGAGTAATATCAGGGAAACATAACCAAAAGGAAGcagttgaaaatttggaggctaaaatttttgaaaactttgaaacaCATGATTCTTTAATAGCCTATTTGGCTCACAGAG GTATAATTGACAATAGAGAACGAGATTGTCAAAGTATTCTTGAAGAGGTAGATGAACAGGACGGATCTCCATTCATTATAGGTAACAAACTTCCAAAAGACGACTCCACAATTATAGAAGAATTAAAGGAGTTGAGTGGACAACTAAGGGAGTCTGTGCAAG GCCTgttgaaattgttaattaagttAGGGGAGCGAAAGCAACAAAACGAACGTATTAAAGAGCGCATTAAAAGAATGGATCTTGATCAGATCTACAAAGAAGGTTGGTTAG GTTTACTCATCCAATTAGATGACAGGAATAAGGAAATTGAGCAGCTGAAGGTACAAATCCACAACCTGGAATTGGGAAAATCGCACAAAGATG ATTCCAGCGGAGCAACGTCTCCGATGGTCATGTCGTGTCCCACCGATTTTGATGAAGAGGAAGTGACAGAACTACCTAGTTTACCTCACTTGGACCCAATGGCAGTGCCTGAGATTGATTTATCTGTATTCAAACAGTTTCGAATGCCCAAAGTGAAccaaaaagtaacaaaaaaagacACTCAGGGACATTAA
- the LOC136409128 gene encoding nuclear receptor-binding factor 2-like isoform X2 produces the protein MELDMDKAPLNKAHQLERKAQVLSRQKKIDECIQCHLEIVELYNKYLNSDGDKNALESIRLQKEANERQIRMLQLKKSFLERVERERKLNRVISGKHNQKEAVENLEAKIFENFETHDSLIAYLAHRGIIDNRERDCQSILEEVDEQDGSPFIIGNKLPKDDSTIIEELKELSGQLRESVQGLLKLLIKLGERKQQNERIKERIKRMDLDQIYKEGLLIQLDDRNKEIEQLKVQIHNLELGKSHKDDSSGATSPMVMSCPTDFDEEEVTELPSLPHLDPMAVPEIDLSVFKQFRMPKVNQKVTKKDTQGH, from the exons ATGGAATTAGACATGGATAAAGCGCCACTAAACAAG GCCCACCAGTTGGAGCGGAAAGCCCAAGTCCTCAGCAggcaaaagaaaattgatgaGTGCATTCAATGTCATTTGGAAATTGTAGAACTATACAATAAATATCTCAACTCAGATGGGGATAAAAATGCCTTGGAGTCGATTCGACTCCAAAAAGAGGCAAATGAAAG gCAAATAAGAATGTTACAATTGAAGAAGTCATTCTTGGAGAGAGTAGAACGAGAAAGGAAACTTAACAGAGTAATATCAGGGAAACATAACCAAAAGGAAGcagttgaaaatttggaggctaaaatttttgaaaactttgaaacaCATGATTCTTTAATAGCCTATTTGGCTCACAGAG GTATAATTGACAATAGAGAACGAGATTGTCAAAGTATTCTTGAAGAGGTAGATGAACAGGACGGATCTCCATTCATTATAGGTAACAAACTTCCAAAAGACGACTCCACAATTATAGAAGAATTAAAGGAGTTGAGTGGACAACTAAGGGAGTCTGTGCAAG GCCTgttgaaattgttaattaagttAGGGGAGCGAAAGCAACAAAACGAACGTATTAAAGAGCGCATTAAAAGAATGGATCTTGATCAGATCTACAAAGAAG GTTTACTCATCCAATTAGATGACAGGAATAAGGAAATTGAGCAGCTGAAGGTACAAATCCACAACCTGGAATTGGGAAAATCGCACAAAGATG ATTCCAGCGGAGCAACGTCTCCGATGGTCATGTCGTGTCCCACCGATTTTGATGAAGAGGAAGTGACAGAACTACCTAGTTTACCTCACTTGGACCCAATGGCAGTGCCTGAGATTGATTTATCTGTATTCAAACAGTTTCGAATGCCCAAAGTGAAccaaaaagtaacaaaaaaagacACTCAGGGACATTAA
- the LOC136409102 gene encoding E3 ubiquitin-protein ligase PPP1R11-like has translation MSDSGPSAQHLESSTSSATLVETADEQDHTVPRLTVKLKKPRTDKKVQWTTGTVDNENLGKKKSKCCCIYNKPRKFGESSSSDSSDDECDHCQGHVEKKKSSGQTGVAKVEGCITETISSEPHLPSSGEPSSV, from the exons ATGTCAGATTCGGGACCATCGGCACAACATCTAGAATCTTCCACATCTAGTGCGACCTTGGTGGAAACTGCAGACGAACAG GATCATACAGTTCCTCGTCTGACAGTGAAGCTAAAAAAGCCTCGGACTGATAAGAAAGTTCAATGGACCACTGGGACTGTagacaatgaaaatttaggcAAGAAAAAGTCAAAAT GTTGCTGCATTTATAATAAACCTCGAAAGTTCGGGGAAAGCTCCTCATCTGATTCGTCAGACGATGAATGTGACCATTGTCAAGGACAtgtagaaaaaaagaaatcttcTGGTCAAACTGGAGTAGCCAAAGTTGAAGGCTGCATAACTGAAACCATCAGCTCCGAGCCTCATTTGCCAAGCTCAGGAGAACCTTCATCAGTGTAA
- the LOC136409087 gene encoding succinate--hydroxymethylglutarate CoA-transferase: MSLLRNVRKASGLLQVCKRSGVRNVSSSTSLLEGVRILDLTRIVAGPYCTMILGDLGAEVIKIEKPGTGDEARLWGPPFVGTSKESCYFIAFNRNKKSVTVNIQTEEGKEIIYSLAKKSDVLIENYVPGKLDSMQLGYDVLKGIAPHLIYCSITGFGPKGPYSRRPGYDVIAASIGGLVHITGPQGGEPCKVGVALIDIATGLYAHGAIMAALIKRAKTGKGQKIDCNLLSTELSTLINIGSNYLNAGKEASRWGTAHESIVPYQAFSTRDGYYTIGTGSNKQFEELCTIIGHKDLAKDPQFATNTDRVANRNQIVEILTKILSTKTNKEWESLFYQCSFPNGPVNDLKATFSDPHVQDIGIVKTMNHPTAGEIRLVGPAVQYSEGGNEVRTPPPDLGQHTNEVLTELLGFNGNKIDDLRLRKIIE; this comes from the exons ATGTCTCTGTTGAGAAATGTAAGAAAGGCCTCTGGCCTCCTTCAAGTCTGCAAACGATCTGGAGTCAGAAATGTCTCTTCATCTACTTCTCTATTAGAAGGAGTCCGAATTCTCGATCTTACTAGAATTGTTGCTGGTCCATATTGCACAATGATATTAGGGGATTTAGGGgctgaagtaataaaaattgaaaagccaGGCACAGGAGACGAAGCCCGCTTATGGGGGCCCCCTTTCGTTGGAACAAGCAAAGAATCTTGTTACTTTATTGCCTTCAACCGCAACAAAAAAAGTGTGACAGTCAATATTCAAACTGAAGAAGGGAAAGAGATCATTTATTCTCTGGCAAAAAAGTCTGAtgttttgattgaaaattatgtcCCTGGCAAATTAGATTCAATGCAGCTTGGTTATGATGTGCTTAAGGGGATAGCTccacatttaatttattgttcaaTCACTGGGTTTGGCCCTAAGGGGCCTTATAGCCGAAGGCCTGGATATGATGTTATAGCTGCATCCATAGGAGGATTGGTGCATATTACAGGCCCGCAGGGTGGAGAACCTTGTAAAGTGGGAGTGGCTTTAATTGATATTGCAACAG GCCTTTATGCTCATGGAGCCATCATGGCTGCTTTAATTAAACGCGCTAAAACTGGAAAAGGGCAGAAAATTGATTGCAATCTTTTGTCAACAGAGCTATCAACTCTAATTAATATTGGCTCTAATTATTTGAATGCAGGTAAAGAGGCGTCTCGCTGGGGCACTGCTCATGAGAGTATTGTTCCATACCAAGCATTCTCTACCAGGGATGGGTATTACACCATTGGAACTGGCTCGAACAAGCAATTTGAAGAACTCTGTACAATTATTGGGCACAAAGATTTGGCAAAAGATCCACAATTTGCAACCAATACTGATAGAGTTGCTAATAGAAATCAAATTGTGGAAATTCttactaaaattttatcaacaaaaacaaacaaagaGTGGGAAAGCTTATTTTATCAATGTTCATTTCCAAATGGGCCAGTGAATGATCTGAAGGCTACTTTTAGTGACCCTCATGTGCAAGATATAGGGATAGTGAAGACCATGAATCATCCTACTGCAGGGGAAATTCGCTTAGTTGGACCTGCAGTGCAATACAGTGAGGGCGGCAATGAAGTGCGAACACCACCTCCAGATTTGGGACAACACACCAATGAGGTGTTGACAGAATTGCTGGGATTTAATGggaataaaattgatgatttaCGATTACggaaaataattgaatga
- the Egm gene encoding complex I assembly factor ACAD9, mitochondrial, which translates to MLSSALRRIAPHSHNLRRSRQALYSTAVEPLQKDSSEQQQDKEIKKYDRLSNITKKTRSKKPQRAPFVKNFLTGTFDKEMLIFPELDLEEYKNLEKHINGLKQLLQENHMVNVNSIGDKKFRQNLVDHQAIGLQVSQFLNGRELWPMDLMAFLEVISQHSLRQGLLHNDLLGTEILSRFAEDKIKKKYLPTIVSGESISAFAMNELGLIELNLMTTTAKLTDDGKHWVLNGAKTCVVNGISADILIVVAISDSFVIDKDPINSISVFVVEKDTVGINCKKLEATGVELADITFNNVQIPAENLIGSAHKGDRILKPIMRDFRLSCGPACNAISKQLITNLHKFFVKTSTPEYDYLSTDAVRFKLGELLMEQYAIESVSYLTAGLQDWYDNQDVDVECAIVKIFSSEAALRVSTICLDSIGLPATIKDHWARKGHDDVLNYLTLHETNENQRLFITLAGLQHVGASLNETVKKLRNPWSYGSFMLKRIWTDRHQHSDNPTLDLELYDSLHPSCETPSKQLEYCIKRLQYCTEVFLTEHGLECVNRHSHLKTLSNIIIDCYVMSAVLARASRSYCIGLQFADFEVVLATAFCNKALERVRSNVHSIVDNEGSGVDKHLIAVGKRITESKGYFLTNPLMRFF; encoded by the exons CTCTGAACAGCAGCAAGATAAGGAAATCAAGAAATATGATAGGCTGAGTAATATAACCAAAAAAACTAGGTCAAAGAAACCTCAAAGAGCACCATTTGTTAAGAATTTCTTGACTG GAACCTTTgataaagaaatgttaatatttCCTGAATTAGATTTGGAAGAATataagaatttagaaaaacacATAAATGGATTAAAGCAACTTTTGCAGGAAAATCATATGGTAAATGTGAACTCCATTggggataaaaaattcag gcaaaatttagTTGACCACCAAGCAATTGGCCTGCAAGTCTCCCAGTTTTTAAATGGCAGAGAATTATGGCCCATGGATCTGATGGCCTTCTTAGAAGTCATTTCACAACACAGCTTAAGACAGGGTTTATTACACAATGATTTATTAG GCACTGAAATTTTAAGTAGATTTGCAGaggataaaataaaaaagaaatatttgccCACAATAGTTTCTGGCGAATCAATCAGTGCTTTTGCTATGAATGAATTAGGATTGATTGAGTTGAACCTGATGACAACAACTGCGAAGTTAACTGATGATGGAAAGCATTGG GTTCTAAATGGGGCAAAAACATGTGTAGTCAATGGGATTTCTGCAGATATTTTGATTGTGGTTGCCATTAGTGATTCATTTGTTATAGACAAAGACCCTATTAACTCTATTAGCGTTTTTGTAGTAGAAAAGGACACAGTAGGGATTAACTGTAAGAAACTAGAAGCTACAGGGGTGGAATTAGCAgatattacttttaataacGTTCAAATACCTGCAG agAATCTTATTGGATCGGCCCACAAAGGCGATCGAATTCTGAAACCTATTATGCGAGACTTCAGGTTAAGTTGTGGGCCTGCTTGTAATGCAATTTCAAAGCAACTAATTACGAATCTTCACAAGTTTTTCGTGAAGACGAGTACGCCTGAATACGATTATCTCTCGACTGATGCTGTGAGATTCAAATTGGGTGAG CTTTTAATGGAGCAGTACGCAATCGAAAGTGTGTCTTATCTAACTGCGGGTCTGCAGGACTGGTACGATAATCAGGATGTCGATGTCGAGTGCGCAATTGTAAAG ATTTTCTCTTCTGAGGCGGCCTTAAGAGTTTCCACCATATGTTTGGATTCAATAGGTCTGCCCGCTACCATAAAAGATCACTGGGCCAGAAAAGGTCACGACGatgtattaaattatttaactctTCATGAAACCAACGAGAATCAGAGGTTGTTTATAACTCTCGCGGGGTTACAACATGTCGGG GCTAGTTTGAACGAAACAGTAAAAAAGCTGCGTAATCCTTGGTCTTATGGTAGTTTTATGCTTAAACGCATTTGGACGGATCGCCATCAACACTCTGACAATCCTACATTGGATTTAGAACTTTACGACTCACTTCATCCATCTTGTGAAACTCCTTCGAAACAATTAGA ATACTGTATAAAACGACTTCAATATTGCACCGAAGTTTTTCTTACCGAACATGGTCTTGAATGTGTCAATCGACattctcatttaaaaactttatctaATATTATTATCGATTGTTACGTTATGAGTGCAGTTCTAG CTCGTGCCTCGAGATCTTATTGTATAGGTCTTCAGTTTGCCGATTTTGAGGTAGTATTGGCAACGGCGTTTTGTAACAAAGCCTTGGAAAGGGTTCGTAGTAATGTGCATTCTATTGTTGACAACGAAGGCTCAGGAGTTGACAAACATTTAATCGCGGTCGGTAAAAGAATAACAGAAAGTAAAGGGTATTTCCTAACTAATCCTCtcatgagatttttttaa